The Medicago truncatula cultivar Jemalong A17 chromosome 4, MtrunA17r5.0-ANR, whole genome shotgun sequence genome includes a region encoding these proteins:
- the LOC11409210 gene encoding beta-glucosidase 24, which translates to MAFISSVPTMAAVVTPTPKTLAHCSSLIRRNSSTGINKCWAGSRLSVPIKAAAVISTTYDDSSELSRSSFPEGFVFGTGSSNYQYEGAVSEGGRGKGTWDIASHTPGRVKDGKNADIAIDHYHRYKEDVAIMKYMNTDAYRFSISWPRILPNGKLSGGINQEGIRFYNNLIDELLANGQIPYVTLFHWDLPNILQEEYEGFCSPYIINDFKDFVEICFQEFGDRVKHWVTFNEPFSYCLSTSHRYKATHNQLLSHAAVVELYKTKYQDSQNGVIGIGLNSHWFKPYSTDPLDQQATERALDFMFGWFIQPLTTGEYPANMVSFVKDLPKFTEEQSKSLIGSYDFIGINYYTTMYAANATEALILKTKSKSGGAAGVNSVFKSFNVVLTDENHDGTPVGPRAATWLYVCPKGIQDLLLYTKEKYNNPTIIITENGMNEDNDSTLSLEEALMDTNRIDYYYRHLYYVSSAIRRGVNVQGYFAWSLLDNFEWSDGYTVRFGINFVDYENDLKRHPKLSARWFRKFLEKPQN; encoded by the exons ATGGCATTCATTTCCTCTGTGCCAACAATGGCTGCAGTTGTTACTCCTACTCCTAAAACACTTGCTCACTGCTCTTCTCTAATCCGTAGAAATTCTTCCACAG gCATCAATAAGTGTTGGGCCGGTTCTCGCCTTTCTGTTCCAATAAAGGCCGCAGCTGTTATTAGTACGACATATGATGACAGTTCTGAGCTAAGTCGGAGCAGTTTCCCGGaaggttttgtttttggtactGGCTCCTCCAATTACCAG TATGAAGGTGCTGTAAGTGAAGGCGGAAGAGGAAAAGGTACATGGGATATAGCTTCCCATACACCag GACGTGTAAAGGATGGAAAGAATGCAGATATAGCTATTGATCACTATCATCGCTATAAG GAAGATGTTGCAATCATGAAGTATATGAATACAGATGCATACAGATTCTCCATATCTTGGCCAAGGATATTGCCAA ATGGAAAACTAAGTGGCGGTATAAACCAAGAAGGAATCAGATTTTACAACAATCTGATTGATGAGCTACTTGCTAATG GTCAAATACCATATGTAACCCTTTTTCATTGGGATCTGCCCAACATCTTACAAGAGGAGTACGAAGGATTCTGCAGCCCATATATTAT AAATGATTTTAAGGACTTTGTGGAGATATGCTTCCAAGAATTTGGAGATAGAGTAAAGCATTGGGTTACTTTTAATGAGCCATTCTCTTATTGTTTGAGTACATCACATCGTTACAAAGCCACACACAACCAACTTCTTTCTCATGCAGCTGTTGTCGAATTGTATAAAACCAAATATCAG GATTCTCAAAACGGTGTAATAGGCATTGGATTAAACTCTCACTGGTTTAAACCGTACTCAACAGACCCATTAGATCAACAAGCCACCGAACGCGCCCTTGATTTCATGTTTGGATG GTTTATACAGCCACTGACAACCGGAGAGTATCCAGCAAACATGGTGTCTTTCGTGAAAGATTTACCAAAGTTCACTGAAGAGCAATCTAAAAGTCTTATTGGGTCATATGATTTTATTGGAATCAATTACTACACCACCATGTATGCTGCCAATGCAACGGAGgcattaattttaaaaactaaatctaAATCGGGCGGTGCCGCCGGCGTCAATAgtgttttcaaaagttttaatgTCGTTTTAACAG ATGAGAATCATGATGGGACGCCCGTTGGACCAAGG GCTGCAACTTGGTTATATGTTTGTCCAAAGGGGATTCAGGACCTACTGTTGTACACAAAGGAAAAGTATAACAATCCTACGATTATCATAACAGAAAAtg GTATGAACGAGGACAATGATTCAACGCTGTCACTCGAAGAGGCGCTCATGGATACTAACAGAATTGACTACTATTATCGTCATCTATATTATGTTTCTTCTGCAATCAG GCGTGGTGTGAATGTGCAAGGATATTTTGCATGGTCCCTTTTGGACAACTTTGAATGGAGTGACGGATACACCGTGCGTTTTGGAATTAACTTTGTTGATTATGAGAATGATCTTAAAAGACACCCTAAGCTCTCTGCCCGTTGGTTTAGGAAATTTCTTGAAAAACCTCAGAATTAG